DNA from Nitrospina gracilis Nb-211:
AAGCCCGGCTACCCCACCTTCTTTATTGACCAGGCCTACGACGACGACCGCGGCAAGACCAGCCTGATTCCTCAATGGGTCAACGCCCACGGAGACGAATGCTTTCATCACATCGCAGTGCTGGTGGAGGATATCGAGTTGGCCATCTCCGCACTCGAACGCGATGGGTTTCAGATGGCGGGCGATATCGTGGGCGGGCCCGCTTCGGACCTGCGCCAGGTGTTCACGGAGCCGGAAAAACGGGATGGCAATGTTCACACCGTGCTCGAGTTGATCGAACGTCATAACGGATACGAGGGATTCCTGCCGCCGCAGGCCGACAGCCTGATGGAATCCACCCGCCGCTGAAATCATCTGCCCGGCGCCAATTTTACCTGTAATTCAATCATGCGACGCAAAACCGATCCCGAGGCCATTGCGCCTTACCTTAAAGATGCCTCCAACTGTCCGCCGGGCACCGCTTCCGAGGTGGTGCTCCCCGAAACGGTGGATGAGTTGAAAGCCTTTTTAAAGGAAAACGATCAGCCGATCACGGTCTCCGGCGCGGGGACCGGGTTGACCGCCTCCCGCGTGCCGAACGGCGGCATCATTGTCTCCATGGAACGATTCAAGCAAATCGGTCCGGTGGAGGAAGGAACGATTTGCGTGCAACCGGCGGTGACTCTGGAGGACCTGAATGCGTACCTGAAAGGTTCCGGCTGGTTTTACCCGCCGAATCCGACGGAGACCCTTGCCTCCATCGGCGGCACGCTCGCCACCAATGCTTCGGGATCGCGCAGTTACAAATTCGGCGTCACCCGGGACTATGTGCAGGAATTGGATATCCTGCTTGCGGACGGACGGGGCGCGCGCCTGTATCGCGGTCATACCATCGATCGACCGCTGGAGCTGGACGATGGCTCGCGCATCGAACTGCCTTCACTGGAATACCGCAGTCCGCAGATCAAAAACGCCGCCGGGTATTTCTACCGGCCGGGCATGGACTGGATCGACCTGTTTGTCGGCTCCGACGGCACGCTTTGCCTGATTACCGGTGTGCGGCTGAAACTCAAGCGTGCGCCGTACGATTTTCTAAGTGGCATTCTGTTCATGGACAGCGAAGATGCCTGCTGGGACCTCGTCGAGGTTATACGGAACGAATCCTCCGATGCTATCGATCCCTGCTCTCTGGAATACTTCGACCGGCATTCCCTGGTGCGGCTCAAGGAAAAATTCCAAAACGTTCCAGCAACGGCGCAGGCCGCGTTGTTTTTCGAACAGGATGTGGAAACGGAAGCGGCGTTTGAAAACGCGCTGGAGGCGTGGTACGGGTTTCTGGAATCGAAGGACGTTCTTCTGGATGACTCGTGGTTCGCGCAAGGCCCGAAGGACGTGGCGCTGTTTCATGACTTCCGTCACCAGGTGCCGCTCATTTTGAACGAAGAGAACAGCCGAATGGGTCGCGTTAAAATGGGAACCGACATGGCAGTGGGCGATGCCCACTTTCTCGACATGATGCGTTTCTACCGCAAAACGTTGGAAGACAGCGGCATGGATTACGCCATGTTCGGGCACATTGGCGACAACCATCTGCACATCAATCTGCTTCCTGATAAAAATCAAATGGAACAAGCCGGGGCGGTTTATGGGCGGATGGTCGATCAGATCCTGCAATGGGGCGGTACCGTTTCCGCCGAGCACGGCGTGGGCAAACTGAAAAAAGCCTACTATCATCAAATGGTTGGAAAGGAAACCCTTGAACAATTGAAGGTTCTCAAAGACCGGCTCGACCCGCAGGGGCTTCTGGGCCGGGGCAATCTTTTGTGAGTCCCGGGCCGGCTGGCGGGCCCTGTTGACGCCGCCAAATCGGGTTGACGGCGGACGATCTATAAGAGTACAATTTTTCAAATGTTTGCTGGAGTAGAGACCTGTATCCTTTTACTGGTAA
Protein-coding regions in this window:
- a CDS encoding FAD-binding oxidoreductase; translation: MRRKTDPEAIAPYLKDASNCPPGTASEVVLPETVDELKAFLKENDQPITVSGAGTGLTASRVPNGGIIVSMERFKQIGPVEEGTICVQPAVTLEDLNAYLKGSGWFYPPNPTETLASIGGTLATNASGSRSYKFGVTRDYVQELDILLADGRGARLYRGHTIDRPLELDDGSRIELPSLEYRSPQIKNAAGYFYRPGMDWIDLFVGSDGTLCLITGVRLKLKRAPYDFLSGILFMDSEDACWDLVEVIRNESSDAIDPCSLEYFDRHSLVRLKEKFQNVPATAQAALFFEQDVETEAAFENALEAWYGFLESKDVLLDDSWFAQGPKDVALFHDFRHQVPLILNEENSRMGRVKMGTDMAVGDAHFLDMMRFYRKTLEDSGMDYAMFGHIGDNHLHINLLPDKNQMEQAGAVYGRMVDQILQWGGTVSAEHGVGKLKKAYYHQMVGKETLEQLKVLKDRLDPQGLLGRGNLL